Proteins encoded by one window of Nocardioides euryhalodurans:
- a CDS encoding alpha-galactosidase, which produces MVQDCTVHLHAAGCSVVLDVAGGRLPVVVHWGAELAGMTAASTRALVDTSLGHVGPNTVDVPWRVSLLPEQHTGWTGRPGLRGSRGGRGWSTRLTVGALTLDGDPVTSDHVDSGPATLRVEAEDAEAALAVVLELELLPTGLLRARAEVTNHGPTYGLEDVVLALPVPSQATELLDMAGRWGMERLAQSRAFTTGTHLREGRRGRTGADAATLLHAHEPGTDFERGEAWAVHTAWSGNHTHYAERLFTGDQVLGGGELLLPGEVVLEQGDSYRSPWLFGSYGVGLDAVARRFHRHLRSRDRHPDSTRPVTLNVWEAVYFDHDLARLLPLAERAAEVGIERFVLDDGWFGSRRDDHSGLGDWDVSPDVWPDGLHPLVDAVRGHGMEFGLWVEPEMVNPDSELARAHPEWIMAARAEWPVESRFQQVLDLAIPEAYDHVLGKLLAVLDEYDVAYLKWDHNRDLVEAGNQLDGGRPAVRGQTLALYRMLDTIRERHPDLEIESCSSGGARVDLGILEHTDRVWVSDCIDPLERQRMLRWTGQLLPPEMMGSHIASPRSHTTGRRHDLSFRAATALFGHLGVEWDLTTASQAELDELAAWIAAYRQHRGLLLGGDVVRGPDPVEGLWVHGVVDAARDEALFALATLSWTPTMPAPRVRLRGLDPARTYRVRPLLVGTPPSGLVPPAWWAGSDTPETVMSGSALAAAGLQPPSLDPEQALLLHVVAVG; this is translated from the coding sequence ATGGTCCAGGACTGCACCGTCCACCTGCACGCCGCCGGCTGCTCGGTGGTGCTCGACGTCGCCGGCGGACGCCTCCCCGTGGTCGTCCACTGGGGGGCCGAGCTCGCCGGGATGACCGCGGCGAGCACCCGCGCGCTCGTCGACACCTCGCTCGGCCACGTCGGTCCCAACACCGTCGACGTGCCGTGGCGGGTCTCGCTCCTGCCGGAGCAGCACACCGGCTGGACCGGCCGGCCCGGGCTCCGGGGCTCCCGGGGCGGTCGTGGGTGGTCGACGAGGCTCACCGTCGGCGCGCTGACCCTCGACGGCGACCCGGTGACCAGCGACCACGTCGACAGCGGACCGGCGACGCTCCGGGTGGAGGCCGAGGACGCCGAGGCCGCGCTCGCCGTCGTCCTCGAGCTCGAGCTGCTCCCGACCGGGCTGCTCCGCGCCCGGGCAGAGGTGACCAACCACGGGCCGACGTACGGGCTGGAGGACGTGGTGCTGGCGCTGCCGGTGCCGTCCCAGGCGACCGAGCTGCTCGACATGGCGGGCCGGTGGGGCATGGAGCGGCTGGCGCAGTCGCGCGCCTTCACGACCGGCACCCACCTGCGGGAGGGACGCCGCGGCCGCACCGGCGCCGACGCCGCCACGCTGCTGCACGCCCACGAGCCCGGCACCGACTTCGAGCGGGGCGAGGCCTGGGCGGTCCACACGGCGTGGAGCGGCAACCACACCCACTACGCCGAGCGGCTCTTCACCGGCGACCAGGTGCTCGGCGGCGGGGAGCTGCTGCTGCCGGGCGAGGTGGTCCTCGAGCAGGGCGACTCCTACCGCTCCCCCTGGCTCTTCGGGTCGTACGGCGTGGGCCTGGACGCCGTCGCCCGCCGGTTCCACCGCCACCTGCGCAGCCGCGACCGGCACCCCGACAGCACGCGGCCGGTCACGCTGAACGTGTGGGAGGCGGTCTACTTCGACCACGACCTCGCGCGGCTGCTGCCGCTGGCCGAGCGGGCCGCGGAGGTCGGCATCGAGCGCTTCGTGCTCGACGACGGCTGGTTCGGGAGCCGGCGCGACGACCACAGCGGGCTGGGCGACTGGGACGTCTCCCCCGACGTGTGGCCCGACGGTCTGCACCCCCTCGTCGACGCGGTGCGGGGGCACGGCATGGAGTTCGGGCTCTGGGTCGAGCCCGAGATGGTCAACCCGGACTCCGAGCTCGCCCGCGCGCACCCCGAGTGGATCATGGCCGCGCGGGCGGAGTGGCCGGTCGAGTCACGCTTCCAGCAGGTGCTGGACCTCGCGATCCCCGAGGCCTACGACCACGTGCTCGGCAAGCTGCTCGCCGTGCTCGACGAGTACGACGTCGCGTACCTCAAGTGGGACCACAACCGCGACCTCGTCGAGGCCGGCAACCAGCTCGACGGCGGCCGGCCCGCGGTCCGCGGGCAGACGCTGGCGCTCTACCGGATGCTCGACACGATCCGGGAGCGCCACCCCGACCTCGAGATCGAGTCGTGCTCCTCCGGGGGTGCGCGGGTCGACCTCGGCATCCTCGAGCACACCGACCGGGTGTGGGTCTCGGACTGCATCGACCCGCTGGAGCGGCAACGGATGCTGCGCTGGACCGGCCAGCTGCTGCCTCCCGAGATGATGGGCTCCCACATCGCCAGCCCCCGGTCCCACACGACCGGGCGACGTCACGACCTGTCGTTCCGGGCGGCCACCGCCCTGTTCGGGCACCTCGGGGTGGAGTGGGACCTCACCACCGCCTCGCAGGCCGAGCTCGACGAGCTGGCGGCGTGGATCGCGGCGTACCGGCAGCACCGTGGCCTGCTGCTCGGCGGCGACGTCGTGCGCGGACCGGACCCCGTCGAGGGGCTGTGGGTGCACGGCGTGGTCGACGCGGCACGCGACGAGGCCCTCTTCGCGCTGGCCACCCTCTCGTGGACGCCGACGATGCCGGCACCCCGGGTACGCCTGCGCGGCCTCGACCCGGCGCGGACCTACCGGGTGCGGCCGCTGCTGGTCGGGACGCCCCCCTCCGGGCTGGTCCCGCCCGCCTGGTGGGCGGGGTCCGACACGCCCGAGACGGTGATGAGCGGCTCGGCCCTCGCCGCCGCCGGGCTGCAGCCGCCGAGCCTGGATCCCGAGCAGGCGCTGTTGCTGCACGTGGTGGCGGTGGGGTGA
- a CDS encoding GNAT family N-acetyltransferase translates to MLTTRHGVRVLGASDLDAFQRLASVDPVVNVFASYRARTTNLEPRWLGGEVWGRFVDGELCAACHVGANLVPVQASPDDARVFAERALARGRTVTTIVGPQDAVRPLWETVAESWGPAREQRWDQPHLEIGHAPQVAPDPLVRRTTLADLDVLYPACVAMYTEEVGVSPEAGGGADLYRTRVHQLVSRGWSFARVEDGEVVFKAEVASVTPYAAQVQGVWVSPSRRGEGLGAAGMAAVVEAVRSDVAPVVSLYVNDFNHAARRVYERVGFARTATFATIMF, encoded by the coding sequence GTGCTCACGACCCGTCACGGCGTTCGCGTCCTGGGCGCGTCCGACCTCGACGCGTTCCAGCGGCTCGCGTCGGTCGACCCGGTCGTGAACGTCTTCGCCTCCTACCGCGCCCGCACCACCAACCTGGAGCCGCGCTGGCTCGGGGGAGAGGTCTGGGGACGCTTCGTCGACGGGGAGCTCTGCGCCGCCTGCCACGTGGGCGCCAACCTCGTCCCCGTCCAGGCGAGCCCCGACGACGCCAGGGTGTTCGCGGAGCGTGCGCTCGCCCGCGGGCGCACGGTCACCACGATCGTCGGCCCTCAGGACGCCGTCCGCCCGCTGTGGGAGACGGTGGCCGAGTCGTGGGGGCCGGCGCGCGAGCAGCGGTGGGACCAGCCCCACCTCGAGATCGGGCACGCGCCGCAGGTCGCGCCCGACCCCCTCGTGCGGCGGACCACCCTGGCCGACCTCGACGTGCTCTACCCGGCCTGCGTCGCCATGTACACCGAGGAGGTCGGGGTCTCGCCCGAGGCCGGGGGCGGCGCCGACCTCTACCGCACCCGCGTCCACCAGCTCGTCTCGCGGGGCTGGTCCTTCGCCCGGGTCGAGGACGGCGAGGTCGTGTTCAAGGCCGAGGTCGCCTCCGTCACGCCGTACGCCGCCCAGGTGCAGGGCGTCTGGGTGTCGCCCTCGCGCCGCGGTGAGGGGCTGGGCGCCGCCGGGATGGCTGCGGTGGTGGAGGCCGTCCGCAGCGACGTGGCCCCGGTGGTCTCGCTCTACGTGAACGACTTCAACCACGCCGCCCGGCGGGTCTACGAGCGGGTGGGTTTCGCGCGCACGGCCACCTTCGCGACCATCATGTTCTGA